Proteins from a genomic interval of Neodiprion lecontei isolate iyNeoLeco1 chromosome 2, iyNeoLeco1.1, whole genome shotgun sequence:
- the LOC124292978 gene encoding tigger transposable element-derived protein 6-like has translation MANPAGGRKRKAISLQKKLEILEEVHDNPQEPKISVAKRLGLPYSTLMTIIANSADIRSSTSKAGPLGEKRTRTQEGRFSDLDKALLTWFQQKRAANIPVSGPMLQEQALIFAKKLNVTADFKASAGWVFKFKKRCGITGRSVCGEANSVDEATVEQWKNIDLPRIIKNYDLRDIYNTDETGLFFNLLPSKTLAEKGDPCHGGKQSKQRLTVLLTANADGSDKLRPLVIGKSQKPRCFKGVKSFPTEYAANKKAWMTGALFESQLDKLNNRMRREKRKVLLLLDNCAAHPPALRFSNIELAFFPANCTSHLQPLDLGIIAALKAKYRKMLVQRAVAALDAGETMPNLHVLQAMQLTGIAWNQVQSDTIAKCFQNAGVVKANDLDASSNEENELEGFEEPGDWAQVCAGLQFEDFVHYDEDLSTCAVQDDDDIVTEILAQDSDGDSDEIDETVKEVPVKFCEALSALEITKRYIMSKVIDGKGMQLVSDSERFMYECSLAEKKQATIDSFFKPK, from the exons ATGGCAAATCCAGCAGGggggaggaaaagaaaagcaaTATCGCTGCAGAAGAAGCTGGAAATTTTAGAGGAAGTACATGATAACCCACAAGAACCGAAGATCAGTGTTGCAAAGCGGCTCGGTCTTCCATATTCAACACTGATGACAATTATCGCCAATTCGGCAGACATTAGGTCAAGTACGTCTAAGGCAGGACCTTTAGGCGAGAAAAGAACACGAACTCAAGAGGGCCGATTTTCAGACTTGGACAAAGCATTGCTCACATGGTTCCAACAAAAACGGGCCGCGAACATACCCGTTAGTGGTCCAATGCTGCAAGAGCAAGctttaatttttgcaaaaaaattaaatgtaacTGCTGACTTCAAAGCATCGGCTGGCTGGgtgttcaaatttaaaaaacgttGCGGCATAACCGGCAGAAGTGTTTGCGGGGAAGCTAACAGTGTTGACGAGGCTACTGTAGAGCAGTGGAAGAACATCGATTTGCCTCGAATCATAAAGAACTACGATCTCCGAGATATTTACAACACCGATGAGACAGGTCTGTTTTTCAATCTCCTACCATCTAAAACATTGGCTGAAAAAGGAGACCCCTGTCACGGAGGGAAACAGAGTAAACAGAGACTGACGGTGCTTCTAACAGCGAATGCAGATGGTTCCGATAAACTTCGTCCCTTGGTCATCGGGAAATCACAGAAGCCGCGTTGTTTTAAAGGCGTAAAAAGCTTTCCTACAGAGTACGCAGCAAACAAAAAAGCATGGATGACTGGAGCATTATTTGAGTCGCAGTTAGATAAGCTGAATAACAGAATGCGTCGTGAGAAGAGGAAAGTCTTGTTGTTGCTTGACAACTGTGCCGCTCACCCCCCGGCACTCCGTTTTAGCAACATTGAACTGGCTTTTTTTCCGGCCAACTGTACAAGCCATCTGCAGCCCCTGGATTTAGGAATCATCGCTGCTTTGAAGGCCAAATACCGCAAGATGCTGGTACAGCGGGCAGTCGCGGCACTCGACGCGGGAGAAACGATGCCGAACTTGCATGTTCTGCAG GCAATGCAACTGACCGGTATTGCATGGAACCAAGTACAGTCTGACACCATTGCCAAGTGCTTTCAAAATGCAGGAGTCGTAAAGGCGAATGATCTCGATGCCTCTTCTAACGAAGAGAATGAGCTTGAGGGTTTCGAAGAGCCCGGAGATTGGGCACAAGTGTGTGCTGGGCTTCAGTTCGAGGATTTCGTTCATTACGATGAAGACTTGAGTACATGCGCGGTACAGGATGACGATGACATTGTAACTGAAATTCTTGCACAAGACTCAGACGGGGATTCGGACGAAATAGACGAAACTGTCAAAGAAGTCCCGGTGAAATTTTGTGAAGCTTTGTCGGCACTGGAAATTACAAAGCGATATATAATGTCCAAGGTTATCGATGGTAAAGGCATGCAACTCGTCAGTGACTCCGAACGTTTCATGTACGAGTGCTCGTTGGCAGAAAAGAAACAAGCCACCATTGACAGCTTCTTCAAACCTAAATAA
- the LOC124292979 gene encoding uncharacterized protein LOC124292979, translated as MQEIRKEKEVLHRIAQASNAIRRKHRILKTGKESLQETMKDVFKPVVTPLQELVNVSRGTKLVKEEVKEELKTEMKDEPKNEMEAEDSFATAEEEDQTVTESSVRSEDEYLEMLNDKQRQQELDTVYGVRSLSTAGLMVGDSPISFERDSVRIGNTLYPKTQGLLELLFKKTPNSAHVTRNDRENYRNILLATNAHRKYYSATEPIRKAQSVKFKHLIAELLNISTSGKDVSPSSQMSKRTGKGVLLPQAWVTRQGVKTDYIFWDDANELVERLRLLLASQAAGNTSHNNEIMSILEELREAGIIY; from the coding sequence ATGCAGGAAATTcgtaaggaaaaagaagtctTGCATCGTATCGCTCAAGCGAGTAATGCGATTCGTCGTAAGCACAGAATCCTCAAGACGGGAAAAGAGTCGCTGCAGGAAACAATGAAGGATGTCTTCAAACCTGTGGTAACCCCGCTGCAGGAATTAGTCAATGTTTCTCGAGGCACGAAACTTGTCAAGGAAGAGGTGAAGGAAGAACTCAAAACTGAAATGAAGGATGAGCCGAAGAACGAAATGGAAGCAGAAGATTCTTTTGCAACTGCAGAGGAAGAGGATCAAACCGTCACGGAATCGTCGGTGAGATCAGAGGATGAATATCTTGAGATGCTCAACGATAAACAAAGACAGCAGGAGTTGGATACCGTGTACGGGGTACGGAGTCTTTCTACTGCCGGGCTGATGGTTGGTGATTCGCCGATAAGCTTCGAGCGCGATTCCGTTCGCATAGGCAACACGCTCTATCCGAAAACTCAAGGACTGCTGGAGCTGCTGTTTAAAAAGACGCCCAACAGCGCTCACGTTACCCGCAACGACAGGGAGAATTATAGAAATATCCTTCTCGCAACAAATGCTCACAGAAAGTACTATAGCGCCACCGAGCCTATCCGAAAAGCTCAGAGCGTCAAATTCAAACATTTAATTGCTGAGCTGCTGAATATTTCTACGTCAGGCAAAGACGTATCACCATCGTCACAGATGTCGAAGCGTACGGGCAAAGGTGTTCTGCTACCTCAGGCTTGGgttactcgacaaggtgttaaaacagattatattttctggGACGACGCTAACGAGCTGGTGGaacgtcttcgtttactcctggcatctcaaGCAGCTGGGAATACAAGTcacaacaatgaaattatgtcGATTCTGGAAGAATTGCGGGAAgccggaatcatttattag